DNA from Musa acuminata AAA Group cultivar baxijiao chromosome BXJ1-5, Cavendish_Baxijiao_AAA, whole genome shotgun sequence:
gaaaccttcaggttgtttcatataaacctcttcctctatatctccattaagaaataccgttttcacatccatttgttgcaattcaaggtcaaaatgagcaactaatgccaaaattatacgtagagaatctttcttagatacaggagaaaacgtctccgtataatcgattccctctttttgagtaaatccctttacaacaagtcttgccttgtatctctcaatgttgcctaacgaatctttctttgttttaaagacccatttgcaaccaatagcctttgcttcattaggcaactctacaagatcccagactccattgctcatcatggaattcatctcttctttcatgacaTCATGCCATAATtttgactctttgcaactcatggcttgtgaaaatgtttcaggatcatttttggctccaatattataatcactaggaattgctgatcttttatttctagtagatcttcttaatgttgtaccaatggttccttgaggaacttgtggttcaactagttgttcaggagcttgttgtaattcctgaactgcttgatctattagaatactatcaacaacttgtggaatttcaatgattggttgttcagcactagtttgtacttgaggagtgctatgaattataaccaatctatcatttgatgtggaaggttgagattctatatgatcatgtgcggaaactatgttcttgatatgatcgctcccactaatcacataatcctcaagaaatttagcgtttcttgattccacaatcctagttgtgtgagatggacaatagaacctgtaacctttggacttttcggcatatccaatgaaatatccactaacagtcctcgggtccagtttcttctcttgtggattatatatcctgacttcagacggacatccccaaatgcgcatatgtcgcaaactcggtttccaacctttccataattcaaatggtgtcttttggacagccttagttggaactcggtttaatatatacacaaccgTCTTTAgtacttcagtccacaagaacttaggaagactggagttgctaagcatactcctcaccatgtctaataaggtttggtttcttctttctgcaacaccattctggtctggagaaccaggcatagtgtattgggcaataatctcatgttcttgaagaaacttagcaaaaggaccaggtgtttatccattttcagtatatctaccataatattctccaccccgatctgatctcacaattttaatttgcttaccacattggttctcaacttcagctttaaagactttgaaggcatccaatgcttcatttttgttatgaaacaaatatatatacatatatcgtgagtaatcatctataaaagagatgaagtatttctgaccatgtatgtcggacaacatatatcagtatgaattatctctaataagtctgaactcctattagcaccctttttggacttattggtctaatttcccttaatacagtccacacaagtcttaaaattagtaaaatcaagagtactaagtaccccatctttaactaatcttttaattctctctatggagatatgtcctaatctccgatgccataatatagaggagtcctcattaatattacacctcttaatgccaacgtgaacatgcattgaactttgagtattatcattttgtaataaaatacggtaaagaccatcagacaaaataccattcccaacacaatcagatttatgtaataaacaaaatgatgtgtctttaaaattaaaggaatacccaaatggtacgagtctggaaatagaaattaagtttcgtgagaaacttggtacataaaaggttctttccaattttaaaacaaaaccactacttaaagttaaaatgcatgttccaattgcttccacatgtgagctcatcttatttcctaataagatgctttgctcacttcccactagcttccttaggttttgcataccctgcaaagagtttgcaatatggattgttgatccagagtcaatccactaggtgttaatattaacattgaccatattagattcataacatacatatgacgttcgtttacctttcttttcaagccattgttggaatttcgtgcattccttcttcatgtgtccttttcttttgcaaaagaaacaccttacttctttcttgatatcagcttggggtggtattttaccttttccctgctgatgagttttttgattggcttgatgtttgtcagttttgtttttccctcgagtggttactaccaatgcactctcatccaattccatcactagccactcttcttctcgaacacacatggtcattaattcattgattgaccatttgtccttatgtgtattgtatgaaattttaaaagggctatattgaggtggaagggtgttcagaatatagtgcaccaagaaggattttgacatattaacctcaagtttcttaagttgagccgcaatatctggcatttgcattatgtgctcacgcacaccctttatgttggtaagtctaagggatgaaaatttcataataagggtacttgctattgccttatccgaagtgatgaattgttcatcaatagcttttatCAAGTcttggacattttcatgctggtcaacagaaccacgtatgccagcagtcatcttagttttgataaacatcacgctgagccgattggatcgctcccatctctcatataacgtgatctcaattggagtgctggtattagtgactataggtggttcgtctttcctgatagcataatcgatatccatccaccctaaatggaggagaactctctccttccatatcttatagttatcaccattaagttcaggaatatcacatcgaatatcagagaaattaacagtttgagaaactgtataaaattaaacatgcttatgtcaaaatttgaagcttaattgactaaattacatgttttaccaatgtgaaacatgcaaaaaatatgaatctcatgacataaaaattgcctgtgggctaaatttttaattcaaatagattcatatggtctttatgataaaactatcaaattatatttcaattcataatccctgtgggtaaattatgaaaataatctgatattttatcctgattaattatattaaatataataaaagatcatgtgggataacaattattatatgaaatataatcagtcacgatatgatgtctaattacttatgtgatccttattttaactttatatataattttaattaattaagaatgctATGgtaaattcttaattaattaagattatatgggtcactagacattttaaacataaaaaatttgctcataagcataatttaatataactaaatatgcatacagaatatgagcattttaccaactaaaatgttgaaaatgatattttctcatgattttcaataaaaatatatcttgaAGTTtccaagaaaaaatcaaaatcaaatcattttcatcgtataaaaaatgaaaactctttcgtatcaaagcagaggtcaaaaggctctgataccaaatgtaagaaatcactgaaaccaacttgtgtttccaAATCGTTGtaatagaaacataataaaactaatgcggaaacgaaatagcgtacctccagccattgtcgccaagagtttctgcagaggtttcttcttgaactttggttcttcttagctcagaactctcgctttagatggtgtagaaaagtctttcgcttcaaagagatgattgagccaagggaccaaaatcctcatgtatatatagatgttctcccatcaagaacatttatcatcaccaactcataacgttcaagaattaattcaaatttgtaacgtttaaaccataatgaagaacttaatgatattaaatatttaatttaataataacggtttcatgcataaagaataagaaactgaaatcatttaaaccataataaatgaagaaattcatgataatgaattatgaatcttaataagaatgattacattattattaaataacatatttaataataaccgttacagcTTGTACCTCTGTGCGAGCGCCGATCGATCCACATATATCAATGCCACACGATGCTGCTCCGAACTTTCCGGAACGACGTTGCTATGTACAGCTTCGGATGGTCCGGGAAGAGGTAGACGCCCTCTCGAGTCCGAGATGTCATATTGACACGATACTCCACCTCAACCTTGAGGTTTCATATTCGTGCTGACGTTTTTACTTACTGTGGCCATTGGGGGCAATACCAGAATATGTCCTATTTGAGGCTTCATCTCTTTGTACATAATAGAGATGATTTGCTCCACATCGAAATATATTTACTGATCAGACTTTGAAGACTGCATAGCTAATTAGTTGTGTTTACTTCTTTTTAAAATCATGGGTGTTGGTTAATGTGACACATCATGGGGACTTCTGCATGGGAGAATCTAGCTACAGGAAAAATTAATAATGAGAACAAACAGAGGGTAGCAAATTATATAATTGGAGTTATTTAGATGTTTCTGTCGATGTTATCACAGGGTTTAGGTCAACTGTTTGGTTGACACATTTGCTGTGTGGTTGGGGTCTGCATATAATGCATTCCATGGGCTTGTGATCAATTTTGATAATGGGTAGTTATTAACTTATTATTTCCTAATCATTGTTTAGTTTGGTATAATAGCCATTAGGTTATTTTGTACTGATAACTAACATAGTTTGGCTTCTGTGATGATTTATTCTAGTACATAACTGGAAATTTCATGTTACTGTCTTTTTTAATGGGGAAAAGGTGGTAGTGTTGCTTGCTTTGTTGTCTTTAGCTTTTTATGCTATTTGAAACATTGCAGTATTATTATGTGGTCAGCAAAATGTTCTACAGGACCATTTGGAACATTGAAACattgcttccttttctttctctgtACATTATTTGAAGCAGATTTGCATAGATCGTTTTGAGGTAAATATTGCAGTATTTCTTTGAGTGGAACTGCTAAGCAGTCAGTCAAACAAATTAGAACTATGTAAAGTCAAGTGATACACCTTATCAGGCTTACAACATACATGTGATTGATTAATATAGATGTCATAGATCCAGTTACCATCAATAGGAAGTGCCACACCAACATACTCTATCATGTCAAACTTTCTTATGACAGTATAAATTTGCACAAAAGTAATCACCATCAAGATTGGAGTTCTTTTGTTGAGAGTATCCATTATCTCTACAGTTTGAGGCCTGACTGGATGTTTGTTTGCAGCAGAGCATCTGCACAAAAATGTCAACTCAAGATTGCTCCCAGAAGAACAAGTCATGCCAGCACCTGGATCTCCACAATGCTTAGTATGCATGGCAGCTACAATCATCATGGAAATCTGCTTCAACCAGCATCGCAAACTTCAAAAGCAGAAGGCTTGATCCTTAATATTTCTAACACCCACGGTTAACCAGCATTTGTACCCTCATTCATGTATGCATAATTACCAAGGCCTTTTCCATGCTTCTGTCTTCCTTCCTCTCTCCGAGCACGGGCTATGTAGATGAGAATAATTCCTCCCTGCAAGGACTGGGACAGATAAAGTCACAGGAGAAGTAGGTGGAAAGTAAAATCATTGCTGATGAGTGATGTGTTCCTTCCACAAAGTTACTTTTAAAGCTCTGCTTCAGAAGCCTGGGCCATTTTCCAGTGGGTGCATGCAATGCGAAAGAAGAGCAAAATTTCATGGACACACTGTTCCTCCCGGAAAAGGATTGGTAGGCATTCCAGGCTCCAATATGACCTCCTTTTAGAGGTGGATGTAAAGAATAAGGACTGTTTATTTCGCAGCCTTTTAATTCCTCTATCCCTCACCTTTATGGTTTGTTCTCTTTGCAGTCAAAACAGCCAATAAGTTTTgtacaataatgactttggatggCCACCTCTCCGACAGGTTATGATAACAAATCACGGTGTTGGGAGGAACAGGGTGACCTGCCCTTCCTACTCTCCCGCACATCTGGACAAATCTCTTGCAgagacaatctctctctctctctctctctctctctctctctcttgcttcaGTCATTTCCACGCTTCAATCGAACAATTGTATATAAGCAGACCGCTCCTTTTCCATCCAATGTGCACAACAAGAGGTACAAAAACAGGAGTAGGAAGATGGCTTTGTCTTCTTCTCGTCACATCCTGTTGCTGAGCTTTTTGCTGTCATGTTATGTTCCACTCGGCCTTGCTCGCAGACATTGGCCTGTGGGAGGATCCACCAGGTTCTACGACTTCAAGGTCTCCGTTCTTATCTTTGTCTGCATGCGCACATATGCCTCTGTTCTTAGTTTGCAGGCTTTTCATTGAGTATATGTTGCGTAAGTTTTTAGAGgacagagagatagagagatttAGTCATTTGTAGAATCTCCTTTATTGCATGGAGTATTAGAACGAAGGGTCGTTTCTTTGTGAAGTTGAGATTGATATCAAAGCTTGTCGTGGAAATCTGCTTGTTTGATGGCTGGACTGTGTGTGAATGTTATGAGCGCAGGTGCAAACGACGAGGGTCACGAAGCTGTGCAAGACCAAGGACATCGTCACCGTCAATGGTATGTTCCCCGGCCCGGTCATTTACGCCCAGGAAGATGATCGGATCATCGTCAAGGTCACGAACGAGAGCCCGCACAACGCCACCATCCACTGGTAATAATCTTGCCACCCGGCTCATTTTACTGCATGTCTACGCTGCTCATGCGGTACCAAACTCACAGCGCATGCCGAGAACTAATCATGGCGTCCTCTCCATCTGTGCATTGTAGGCATGGAGTGCGGCAGAGGTTGTCGTGCTGGGCGGACGGGCCGTCCTACATCACCCAATGCCCGATCCAGGCTGGGCAGAGCTTCACCTACGAGTTCACCCTGTTCCAGCAGAAGGGGACGCTGTTCTGGCACGCGCATATCTCATGGCTCCGCGCCACCGTCAACGGCGCCATCGTCATCTACCCCAAGACCAGCGTCCCCTACCCCTTTCCCTACCCTTACGAGGAGCACGTCCTCATCTTTGGTAATGTCGTTTCCCTTCCCATGAGCTTCGAGGAGAGATGGTTCGAGGTTTTGCTGACGCTGCAAAGCTCGTCTCAGGGGAATACTGGCACAAGGATATGCTGCAGCTGGAGAAAGAGGTGGTCGCCAGCGGCGGCGGCCCTCCACCTGCGGAGGCGTACCTCATCAACAGCCACCCTGGGCCGCGTTACAACTGCTCGGCTACTGGTAGCCTACCCTGCTCTCGCTGCTACCATTGCTTCTTGTTGATGATTGTCACACGACTGGTTTCTTGTCTCCAGATGTGTACAAGATCGACGTCGTCCCCGGCAAGACGTACCTGCTGCGGCTGATAAGCGCGTCCCTGAACATGGAGCACTTCTTCGCCATCGCCGGCCACAAGCTGACCATCGTGGAGGCCGACGCCGAGTACACCAAGCCCTTCACCGTCGACCGCCTCATGATCACTCCGGGGCAGACCAtcaacgtcctcgtcaaggccgacCAGCCCATCGACCGGTACGACATGGCGATGGGGCCGTACATGTCCGCCCAGAACGTCACCTTCCAAAACATCTCCGCCATTGCCCACTTCCAGTACACCGGAGCCACGCTCGACGACCTCAGCCTCCCCGCCCAGCTCCCCGTCTACAACGACAACCTCGTCGTCAACACCAACCTGCACATGCTCCGGAGCCTCAACGCCACCAACCTCCCCTCCGAGATCGACGCCAACCTCTTCTTCACCGTCGGCTTGAACGTGGAGGAATGCCACTCGTCCAACCCCAACAAGAGCTGCCAGGGACCCAGCGGCGGCGTCTTCGCGGCGTCGATGAACAACGTCAGTTTCGTCAAGCCTAACATCTCGCTCCTCCAGGCCTACTACAACAACATCAATGGTCTGTACACGGACGACTTTCCCGGCGTGCCGATCAAGACCTACGACTTCGTCAATGGCGCGCCCAACAATATCCCCAACGACACCCAGTCCCTGATCGGGACCAAAGTGAAGGTCCTCGAGTACGGGAGCAGGGTGCAGCTCATCTTGCAGAACACCGGCACCGTGACGACCGAGAACCACCCTATCCATCTCCATGGCTACAACTTCTATGTTGTGGGCTACGGAACAGGGAACTACAACCCCATGGGTGCGAAGCTCAACCTGGTTGATCCGCCATACATGAACACCATCGGAGTGCCGGTCGGAGGATGGGCCGCCATCCGGTTCGTCGCCGACAATCCAGGTACTACTGACCTCTCTCAGTATCATCGTCCTAACACCCACTAAATTCTCGTAGACACAGCCTCTTAGAACACGCGTCATGCACGCTGCATGCAGGTGTGTGGTTCATGCACTGCCATTTTGATGTGCACCTGACCTGGGGCCTGTCGATGGCGTTCATCGTGAAGAACGGCGAGGGGCCCCTGGAGACTCTTCCCCATCCTCCGGCCGACTTGCCTAGGTGTTGATCTGCCACTTGGAATCATCATCACCAACTGCTGTGCTGTGCATCTGCTCATGTGTTCTGATGTGTCATACCTCGAAAGCACTTTGATTTCATTCTTTCAAGCAGCTTCCGTCCATGTGAAGTTTTCCCCAAATCTAAAAGGATGTCCAATAAACACATCAATGGATGCATAGGTGCGTGCGCCCGCATTATACTTGTAATCAAATCACATTTGGTTGTATCAGAAAGGTGTGGAAAGAGGTCACCTTATGGTTGTTCTCGAAATCTATATTGCTCTGTTCTCGCATCAATTTTGTGCTGACATTAATGTCCATCACAAAGGCATTTGACAGGTTTATCCATCATACTAAGAATTATCTGGATCGCGCAACCTAAACTTTTTATTTAGCGAGATATAATCTTCAACGAAAAGCAAAATTCTGTGTAATTAAGCACTAAGTCAAACACAAAGATCCTATACTTCATGTGCTTTAAGAGATTCTCACTTTTCCTAAACCATGTTAGACTCATtctatgataaataaacaaagaTGACTTGGGTGCGAAGTCTCAGCAAGTGGAGCCATCTGAATCGTGATTTAGACAGAATTAGACTATGGTTGTGTTTCAGTCCACTGTAGCAATGGATCATTTTGGAGGCAGTAGCAGGTTTTGGAAAGAAAAAGACCAAAACATCAATGAAATGAGGTCACCAGTTTAACTTTTCCAAGCATCCATAAATCAAGATGAATACAAAGTTTACCAGAAAGAACCCTTCAAACACATGCAAAACCTACCATGAGTAGTTACAAGAGGAGCAAATTCTAGAAGATGAACACCCCAATTCAGACCTCAGGACAAGGTTCAACCCACCATGACCAACCGTAGCAATTCAATCAGATAGGAAATACTTGAAAGAATCTATATAATTGAATGAGCGTTCTCTATCCGAAAGTACAAGTTAACCCTCACCCAGCTCATCTGCCGGTTGCCGCCTTAGACAATGGGGATGCTTTACACCAATATTGCCAAATGTTTTTATGACATATCAGGAAACCCAAAGGTGTCCAAAGCTGATACAAGAAAAATACCAAACCCAAAAATCTCACCTACACTGCACAAATGTACAAAGAATTCAAGCCTTATCCGCCTAGCTTGATCTTTTGATGGCGTCAATATCTCTGTGTCCTGCCAGCTTATGTATAATTCTGATCCATGTAGAATTGGCAGAAGCACTGGAGATGTGTTCCTTTGTATGTTCTACTTACATAATAGAGCGGTGTGAAAGAGGTACTGCCAAAAGCATATATAGTGGTACTATGGCAAAAAGAAATCGATACGACCATGTGCAGGCCAAATTAATCATAGATGTTGTGGTAATCCATAATTCTGGTAAGATCTGATCCATCCATCTGATCCAGCAGCAACTATAACCTGACCCCAGGCATGTGAGGTGGTCTGGCGAAAAGTCTTCAGGGACTTGTAGTGGGACTTGTAGAAGGTAGATGCAACAAAGTTTGAGGGAAGTTTCTCCTCCGGCCAAGTTGCAGAGCTCTTCCGCAGAGACTCCAAGAACTCATGGCTTAGAGAGAAACAACTGGAAGGCGATAAATTCAAGGTGTATTTACCAATCAAATCTTTTATATGACAATTAAAGTCATATCCTAGGAGCCCAGCATTCTCCCTGAAGACATCCTTTTGCAAATGGGGGACCTCAGAGGTGTTTGTTCCTGATTTTCTGCACTGCAGACCACACCAGGGTATCACAATAGATGCATTGCTCGAAATGAAGCGCTCACTAGACCAGGTGCTCTTCACGTGGTGAGATGTGGGTGCCACATCGCTAGCATGATGGCTCCACATGTAGACATTGGAGTCTTCACTGGCAGAAAAGATATGCTGTCCATCTGCAGTGAAGGATGCAGAGACCTGACTTCCAGAGTTCTGGATACCTGTGAATAGCAATTATACGAGACACATAAGGACTATTGGTCTGCGAATGAATGTCCTGGAATAAATGGATCATACTAATAGGGCAAGATTTCATACACTTGAATTTCGAAACCACATCAATCCCATCAAAAATTCGGATTTGTGAGTCAGCAGAAGATACCATCAGTTTGTGAGGATTGCTTGGGCAAAACTGGAGATGGAACCAAAAGTTGTAAGAAGATAGAAATGGTAATAGACAAAC
Protein-coding regions in this window:
- the LOC135674985 gene encoding laccase-6-like — translated: MALSSSRHILLLSFLLSCYVPLGLARRHWPVGGSTRFYDFKVQTTRVTKLCKTKDIVTVNGMFPGPVIYAQEDDRIIVKVTNESPHNATIHWHGVRQRLSCWADGPSYITQCPIQAGQSFTYEFTLFQQKGTLFWHAHISWLRATVNGAIVIYPKTSVPYPFPYPYEEHVLIFGEYWHKDMLQLEKEVVASGGGPPPAEAYLINSHPGPRYNCSATDVYKIDVVPGKTYLLRLISASLNMEHFFAIAGHKLTIVEADAEYTKPFTVDRLMITPGQTINVLVKADQPIDRYDMAMGPYMSAQNVTFQNISAIAHFQYTGATLDDLSLPAQLPVYNDNLVVNTNLHMLRSLNATNLPSEIDANLFFTVGLNVEECHSSNPNKSCQGPSGGVFAASMNNVSFVKPNISLLQAYYNNINGLYTDDFPGVPIKTYDFVNGAPNNIPNDTQSLIGTKVKVLEYGSRVQLILQNTGTVTTENHPIHLHGYNFYVVGYGTGNYNPMGAKLNLVDPPYMNTIGVPVGGWAAIRFVADNPGVWFMHCHFDVHLTWGLSMAFIVKNGEGPLETLPHPPADLPRC